The Megalops cyprinoides isolate fMegCyp1 chromosome 19, fMegCyp1.pri, whole genome shotgun sequence genome has a window encoding:
- the LOC118794423 gene encoding probable ATP-dependent RNA helicase DHX58 translates to MDEISLYGYQEEVVQPALEGKNIIIWLPTGGGKTRAAVYVAKRHLESKPGAKVAVLVNKVHLVDQHFNKEFQPFLGKTYKVVHISGDCDQKDFFGKVVRDSDVVICTAQILENALRNMEEEKHVELTDFTLLIIDECHHTHKDSVYNKIMQRYVEHKLQREPGLPQVLGLTASPGTGGARTFEGAKEHVLQICANLDASAIMSSKENIQELQKKVPKPVKKYDIVKMRQEDPFGDHLKWMMGEIHDFMSVKDVSRDFGSQEYEEDVVLLEKRGATEGNRMLTQCALHLRKYNDALLINDTVRVVDALRLLDDFYSAQVEKRTGLDVTDYFLFGLFQENKPELRTLAAMTKFENPKLGQLQHTLLEQFGAKEDSRGILFTKTRISTHCLYDWVSTNRQLQEASIKASILTGAGNQASHMTQNDQKQTIQKFREGALNLLISTSVAEEGLDIPECNLVVRYGLLTNEIAMQQASGRARAGDSVYSVVAPAGGREVRRERTNEYLEELTGRAIAEVQGMAPRDFQRQVSELQRQAVISRRLAEQLAENKRNRYPASSVRLHCRTCDTPVACGDDMQLIDNTHYVNINPDFEIYYKAGGRVQLERKFEDWEPGCLISCANCGREWGMEMIYKKVTLPSLAIKNFVLDTPEGRQPGKKWKDVKFCVEEFKYVEYCISKFPDLL, encoded by the exons ATGGATGAGATCAGCCTGTATGGGTACCAGGAAGAGGTGGTGCAGCCAGCCCTGGAGGGCAAGAACATTATCATCTGGCTGCCGACAGGAGGGGGGAAGACTCGAGCTGCCGTCTATGTGGCCAAGAGACACTTGGAGTCCAAACCAGGGGCCAAGGTGGCAGTGTTAGTCAATAAG GTTCACCTGGTGGACCAGCATTTCAACAAGGAGTTCCAGCCGTTCCTGGGGAAGACGTACAAAGTCGTGCACATCAGCGGCGATTGTGACCAGAAGGACTTCTTCGGCAAAGTGGTCCGGGACAGCGACGTGGTCATCTGCACCGCCCAGATCCTGGAGAACGCCCTGAGGAACatggaggaggaaaaacacGTGGAGCTCACAG ACTTCACCCTGCTGATCATCGACGAGTGCCACCACACCCACAAGGACAGCGTATACAACAAGATCATGCAGCGCTACGTGGAACAcaagctgcagagagagccGGGCCTGCCCCAGGTTCTGGGGCTCACCGCCTCACCCGGGACTGGGGGCGCCAGGACCTTCGAGGGAGCCAAGGAGCATGTGCTGCAG ATTTGTGCCAACCTGGACGCCTCGGCCATCATGTCTTCCAAGGAGAACAtccaggagctgcagaagaAAGTCCCCAAACCCGTGAAAAAGTATGACATCGTCAAGATGAGGCAGGAG GATCCCTTTGGGGATCACCTGAAGTGGATGATGGGAGAGATCCATGACTTCATGTCGGTGAAAGATGTCAGCAGGGATTTCGGCTCGCAGGAGTACGAGGAGGATGTGGTGCTTCTGGAGAAGCGAG GAGCGACAGAGGGTAACAGGATGCTGACTCAGTGCGCTCTGCACCTGCGAAAGTACAATGACGCACTGCTGATCAACGACACAGTGCGCGTGGTCGACGCCCTTCGGCTGCTGGATGACTTCTACAGCGCTCAGGTGGAGAAGCGGACTGGGCTGGACGTCACTGACTACTTCCTGTTCGGCCTCTTTCAGG aaaacaaacctGAGTTGCGGACACTGGCAGCTATGACCAAGTTTGAGAACCCCAAACTGGGGCAACTTCAGCACACTCTGCTGGAGCAGTTTGGGGCCAAGGAGGACTCGCGAGGAATCCTCTTTACAAAGACCCGCATAAGCACCCACTGCCTGTACGACTGGGTCTCCACCAACCGCCAGCTTCAGGAGGCCAGCATCAAGGCCTCCATACTGACTGGAGCTGGAAACCAGGccagtcacatgacccag AACGATCAGAAGCAGACGATCCAGAAGTTCCGTGAGGGCGCCCTCAATCTACTCATCTCCACCAGCGTGGCCGAGGAGGGCCTGGACATCCCAGAGTGCAACCTGGTGGTGCGCTACGGGCTGCTGACCAACGAGATCGCCATGCAGCAGGCCAGCGGGCGTGCCCGCGCGGGGGACAGCGTGTACTCGGTGGTGGCTCCGGCCGGCGGGCGCGAGGTGCGGAGGGAGCGCACCAACGAGTACCTGGAGGAGCTGACGGGCCGGGCCATCGCCGAGGTGCAGGGCATGGCCCCCCGTGATTTCCAGCGACAG GTTTCGGAGCTGCAGAGGCAGGCGGTCATCTCTCGCCGGCTCGCAGAACAGCTGGCGGAGAACAAGAGGAACCGCTACCCAGCCTCCAGCGTACGGCTCCACTGTCGGACCTGCGACACCCCTGTCGCTTGCGGCGACGACATGCAGCTCATCGACAACACGCACTATGTGAACATCAACCCCGACTTTGA GATTTACTATAAGGCAGGAGGAAGGGTGCAGCTGGAGAGGAAGTTTGAGGACTGGGAGCCTGGATGTCTGATCAGCTGCGCAAACTGTGGCAGG GAGTGGGGCATGGAGATGATCTATAAGAAGGTGACTCTACCCAGCCTGGCCATCAAGAACTTTGTGTTGGATACTCCTGAAGGCAGGCAGCCGGGCAAGAAGTGGAAGGACGTCAAATTCTGCGTGGAGGAGTTCAAGTACGTGGAGTACTGCATCAGCAAGTTCCCGGACCTTCTCTGA